The following are encoded in a window of Kineococcus endophyticus genomic DNA:
- a CDS encoding response regulator, translating to MDEQQGRPTRVLLVDDDALVRAGLRMILSSAEDIEVVGEAENGAQALEGVAAHRPDIVLMDVRMPVMDGLTAAKAITERPQAPSVVMLTTFDLDEYVFQALQAGATGFLLKDTPPRELVSAVRVVAAGEAMLSPTVTRRLVGHYAADTVNPRRREAAERLRLLTDREREVLGAVGRGLSNAEIGRELFMSEATVKTHVSRLLTKLEAHNRVQVAIVAHDAGLLDA from the coding sequence GTGGACGAGCAGCAGGGCAGGCCGACGAGGGTCCTGCTGGTGGACGACGACGCGCTGGTGCGCGCCGGGCTGCGGATGATCCTGTCCAGCGCCGAGGACATCGAGGTCGTCGGGGAGGCCGAGAACGGCGCCCAGGCCCTCGAGGGCGTGGCCGCGCACCGGCCCGACATCGTCCTCATGGACGTCCGGATGCCCGTCATGGACGGGTTGACCGCCGCCAAGGCCATCACCGAGCGCCCGCAGGCGCCAAGCGTCGTGATGCTGACGACGTTCGACCTCGACGAGTACGTCTTCCAGGCGCTGCAGGCGGGTGCGACGGGCTTCCTGCTCAAGGACACCCCGCCGCGCGAACTCGTCTCCGCGGTCCGGGTCGTCGCCGCGGGCGAGGCGATGCTCTCCCCCACCGTCACCCGCCGGCTCGTGGGCCACTACGCCGCCGACACCGTGAACCCGCGTCGCCGGGAGGCCGCGGAACGGCTGCGGCTGCTGACCGACCGCGAGCGCGAGGTGCTCGGGGCCGTCGGTCGTGGGCTGTCGAACGCCGAGATCGGCCGGGAGCTGTTCATGAGCGAGGCCACCGTGAAGACGCACGTGTCGCGGCTGCTCACCAAGCTCGAGGCGCACAACCGCGTGCAGGTCGCGATCGTCGCCCACGACGCGGGGCTCCTCGACGCCTGA
- a CDS encoding sensor histidine kinase, with translation MSQLAHPVAPPTDPWVTRWRFGPRLRDVVAVLLSLSFAVAWFHSVVVGPLRSQPGGPVFPEGLTWVARAQVPQVLACVVVVASCLALWWRRDHPVLLSLVSLGVAGVLAFDGALYFALLTLAVRRRDRLLVLLSGAAGVVVTVASLRTTANGLGWSLTSAVVGVSLCVFVGAFVGARRDLVTSLRERAERAEHEQVLRAEQARLAERTRIAREMHDVLAHRISLVALHAGGLEVRPDVGADQVEATAATIRETARTALEDLRRVLGVLRAPGTGSAATTAAELAPQPTLVDVRRLVESTREAGVAAEFRTDVPVHADVPAELGRTVYRVVQEALTNVHKHAPSAQTVVTVSGEVGLEMLVTVVNARPRGASAGLPGAGSGLVGLSERVGLADGTISSGPEPGGGFAVRARLPWPTPDGRPRAGASAAWTPPDARIVRTPAGSSAQEG, from the coding sequence GTGAGTCAGCTCGCGCACCCCGTCGCTCCGCCCACCGACCCGTGGGTGACGCGCTGGCGGTTCGGCCCGCGGCTGCGCGACGTGGTCGCCGTCCTGCTGTCCCTGTCCTTCGCCGTGGCGTGGTTCCACTCCGTCGTGGTGGGGCCCCTGCGCAGCCAGCCCGGCGGGCCCGTCTTCCCCGAGGGCCTGACCTGGGTCGCCCGGGCCCAGGTCCCGCAGGTCCTCGCCTGCGTGGTCGTGGTGGCGAGCTGCCTGGCCCTGTGGTGGCGCCGGGACCACCCGGTCCTGCTCAGCCTGGTGTCCCTCGGCGTGGCGGGGGTGCTGGCCTTCGACGGCGCCCTCTACTTCGCGCTGCTGACGCTCGCGGTCCGCCGTCGCGACCGGCTGCTCGTCCTGCTGTCGGGGGCGGCCGGCGTCGTCGTCACGGTGGCGTCGCTGCGCACGACGGCCAACGGGCTCGGCTGGTCGCTGACGTCCGCGGTCGTGGGGGTGTCGCTGTGCGTCTTCGTGGGTGCGTTCGTCGGTGCTCGGCGAGACCTGGTGACGTCCCTGCGGGAGCGCGCGGAGCGGGCCGAGCACGAGCAGGTCCTGCGCGCCGAGCAGGCGCGGCTGGCCGAGCGGACCCGGATCGCCCGCGAGATGCACGACGTCCTGGCGCACCGGATCTCCCTCGTCGCCCTGCACGCCGGGGGCCTGGAGGTGCGGCCGGACGTCGGCGCCGACCAGGTCGAGGCGACGGCCGCGACGATCCGCGAGACCGCCCGGACGGCACTGGAGGACCTGCGCCGCGTGCTCGGCGTGCTGCGCGCCCCGGGGACGGGATCGGCCGCGACGACGGCCGCCGAACTGGCGCCGCAACCGACGCTCGTCGACGTCCGCCGGCTCGTGGAGTCGACGCGCGAGGCGGGGGTCGCGGCCGAGTTCCGGACGGACGTGCCCGTCCACGCCGACGTCCCCGCCGAACTGGGGCGGACGGTCTACCGGGTCGTGCAGGAGGCGCTGACGAACGTGCACAAGCACGCCCCCTCGGCGCAGACGGTCGTCACGGTCTCCGGCGAGGTCGGGCTGGAGATGCTCGTCACCGTGGTCAACGCCCGGCCGCGCGGGGCGTCGGCGGGGCTGCCCGGCGCGGGGTCCGGGCTGGTCGGGTTGTCCGAACGCGTGGGCCTGGCGGACGGGACGATCTCCTCCGGCCCCGAACCGGGCGGTGGCTTCGCGGTGCGGGCGCGGCTGCCGTGGCCGACGCCGGACGGACGGCCCCGCGCGGGTGCGTCGGCGGCGTGGACCCCGCCGGATGCGAGGATCGTGCGCACCCCGGCCGGGTCGTCGGCTCAGGAGGGGTGA
- a CDS encoding NAD(P)-dependent oxidoreductase, with protein sequence MNPPATHHPSTIAFLGLGRMGRVLAGHLLEAGHHVRVWNRTPGRDGDLVAAGATSAGSPTEALDGADVLVTALFGPPAVREVVLDGLSPAAGTLWIDITTIAPADAAEHARWAAERGVDHVHSPVVGSLGPAANRALGVLAGGPAAERAVPFVSLWADPERLQVLPEASEAATGKLVANLALAVSFQGLVEAVRLGASGGLDLEQVLTTLKGTGLGPIAAMKGQNLRSGEFGDTQFSADLLLKDTGLMTSTTRFPLPALTVAAQGLLAAQQAGRGDDDFSVVARDEPR encoded by the coding sequence GTGAACCCTCCCGCCACGCACCACCCGTCGACGATCGCCTTCCTCGGCCTCGGCCGGATGGGGCGCGTCCTGGCCGGCCACCTCCTCGAGGCCGGTCACCACGTCCGCGTCTGGAACCGCACGCCCGGCCGCGACGGCGACCTCGTCGCCGCGGGGGCCACGTCCGCCGGGTCCCCGACGGAGGCCCTCGACGGCGCCGACGTCCTCGTCACGGCCCTGTTCGGGCCGCCCGCCGTCCGCGAGGTCGTCCTCGACGGCCTCTCGCCGGCGGCCGGGACGCTGTGGATCGACATCACGACGATCGCGCCCGCCGACGCCGCCGAGCACGCCCGCTGGGCGGCCGAGCGCGGGGTCGACCACGTCCACTCCCCGGTCGTGGGCTCGCTCGGCCCGGCCGCGAACCGCGCCCTCGGGGTGCTCGCCGGTGGCCCGGCGGCCGAACGGGCCGTGCCCTTCGTCTCGCTGTGGGCCGACCCGGAGCGCCTGCAGGTCCTGCCCGAGGCGTCGGAGGCCGCGACGGGCAAGCTCGTCGCGAACCTGGCGCTCGCGGTCTCCTTCCAGGGACTCGTCGAGGCGGTGCGGCTCGGTGCGTCCGGCGGTCTGGACCTCGAGCAGGTCCTGACGACGCTCAAGGGCACCGGGCTGGGGCCCATCGCCGCCATGAAGGGGCAGAACCTGCGGTCGGGGGAGTTCGGGGACACCCAGTTCTCCGCCGACCTGCTGCTCAAGGACACCGGCCTGATGACCTCCACCACCCGCTTCCCCCTGCCCGCGCTGACGGTGGCGGCCCAGGGGCTGCTGGCTGCGCAGCAGGCCGGGCGCGGCGACGACGACTTCTCCGTGGTGGCCCGGGACGAACCCCGCTGA